From Candidatus Binatia bacterium:
CTCCCCCCACCAGGGCGACATCGGCCTGCCTCCAGGCGAAGCCTCGCACAGCGCGGCCACATCGCGGTCTCCATCAGTTACCGATTGCTGCGCGATAGCGGTCCGGCGCCGGTTCCAGAGCGCTTCGCAGGGCTCGCGGAGTTGCCCTGGTTTGTTGCGGCCGCGACTGAAGATGCATGGAAGGCGACGGAGTGGCTCCACGCCGACACCGCCCTCGATTCCGCTCGAACCTTCATCGGCGGTAGCTCTGCTGGGGGCATCACTGCGATGAGCCTGGCCTATTCACCCGATGATCTTGCCATGGAAGGGCCGGCTTTCGCGGGGGTTCTGGATCTATGGGGCGCGTTTTTTCGACCCGGGGACGTCGACCCCGGGGAAAGCCCGGTCTTCATCGTGCATGGCACGGACGATCGGACGATGCCTTTTCCCCTGACCGAAACTTTCCTCGTCGAGGCCGATGGTGCAAACCTCGAATACGAATTGCACGCACCGTCCGGTGCTGGCCACGGTTTTGGTCGAACCGGCTTCTTCGAGGAACGAGAGGATGGAAGCTACTTCGATCGCTTGATCGCCTTCGTCGCCAGGCAGGTGACCTAGAGCACGCGCGGGGGCAGTTCCGGTCGCTCAGCACCTCGGTGATCGTCCGGCGAGCCATCGCGGCCATCGACGGGTTCGTGTCGCGGTAGTACGGCAGCACGAGAAGCGCGATCGACAACGCCCAACCCTGGCCCCGCAGCCAACTTGCGTCGTCAGGATCAAGGGCGGCCCGAAAGGCACTACGACTCTCTCCGGTGAACAGCGTCCTGGCCGGCGCTGCGTCGCAGGCTGGGTCACCGACACCCACCCCGCCGAAGTCGATGACGGCGCGCAGGCGACCAGCAAGACATTGCTTGGAAGAAGGTCGCCGTGGAACCAGGCAGGAGGCCGCCTGGACCCCAAAACTGGACCTCGCTCCAGACTTCGCGGTGGCGGCGACCCGGCGACCTGGGCAAATAGGCCGTTCGTGCTTCCTATCGTCACCCGGAGTCAAGATGTCGAATAGCAGCCGTAGGTTGTATTTGCGGAGAAACGCGAGCCACAGGAGCGGGGCGAAGAGCAGAAGCCCGATGATAC
This genomic window contains:
- a CDS encoding alpha/beta hydrolase fold domain-containing protein, which translates into the protein MLRDSGPAPVPERFAGLAELPWFVAAATEDAWKATEWLHADTALDSARTFIGGSSAGGITAMSLAYSPDDLAMEGPAFAGVLDLWGAFFRPGDVDPGESPVFIVHGTDDRTMPFPLTETFLVEADGANLEYELHAPSGAGHGFGRTGFFEEREDGSYFDRLIAFVARQVT